Proteins found in one Sorghum bicolor cultivar BTx623 chromosome 1, Sorghum_bicolor_NCBIv3, whole genome shotgun sequence genomic segment:
- the LOC8060001 gene encoding zinc-finger homeodomain protein 11, translated as MDQQQHQERPREVYRECMRNHAAKLGTYASDGCCEYTPDDGQPAAMLCAACGCHRNFHRKAFVDAAAGAHVGGGGGAHGAMLPSPGVSPGYGMHHMAITAAGMGGGDAGGSGGSRRRTRTKFTEEQKERMARFAERLGWRMPKREPGRAPGDDEVGRFCREIGVTRQVFKVWMHNHKAGVGGSGGAGVGGAAQTSSSTTRGGGVGVVGAGGSLSPAMGADVEDDEEVKGSEMCM; from the coding sequence ATGGATCAGCAACAGCACCAGGAGCGGCCGCGGGAGGTGTACCGCGAATGCATGCGCAACCACGCGGCGAAACTCGGGACATACGCTTCCGACGGGTGCTGCGAGTACACCCCCGACGACGGCCAGCCCGCAGCGATGCTCTGCGCCGCCTGCGGCTGCCACCGCAACTTCCACCGGAAGGCGTTCGTGGACGCCGCGGCGGGGGCGCAcgttggcggcggcggtggcgcgcaCGGCGCAATGCTGCCCTCCCCCGGCGTGTCCCCGGGCTACGGCATGCACCACATGGCGATTACCGCGGCCGGCATGGGCGGCGGTGACGCCGGTGGCTCCGGGGGCAGCAGGCGCCGGACGCGGACCAAGTTCACGGAGGAGCAGAAGGAGCGCATGGCGCGGTTCGCGGAGCGGCTCGGCTGGCGGATGCCAAAGCGGGAGCCCGGCCGCGCGCCGGGGGACGACGAGGTGGGCCGCTTCTGCCGGGAGATCGGGGTCACCAGGCAGGTCTTCAAGGTATGGATGCACAACCACAAGGCTGGTGTCGGCGGCAGCGGGGGCGCGGGCGTCGGTGGAGCCGCTCAGACGTCGTCGTCCACGACgcgtggcggcggcgtcggcgtcgttGGAGCAGGCGGGAGCTTGTCCCCGGCGATGGGCGCCGACGtcgaggacgacgaggaggtgAAGGGCAGCGAGATGTGCATGTAG